In Onychostoma macrolepis isolate SWU-2019 chromosome 04, ASM1243209v1, whole genome shotgun sequence, one DNA window encodes the following:
- the LOC131539374 gene encoding uncharacterized protein LOC131539374 isoform X2, with amino-acid sequence MHYCKKGICSGRWPACHKKLVVLSLYPFAMVWNTHIKVMYTRAVWREGTQEKEGVVPDSRIDREMRTVRWPRKMSVTKTEKAIKDKINPHDDWMTFSLIKIKLTSDKRRECDTYNLTSQAEEDDEVIRSTRKRTKKVIPEGFVRNELTDSDESVRGVKLPTFPAAPRKLQPIEDTNMLHNTYHEDGAMSGQVERVDSPRGSEMSTPNSVSQTLDGLMEALWPREMRCQISAQGNVQCKHSTSDQRPVDAQISSCEGWLSLQVLAQ; translated from the exons ATGCACTACTGCAAGAAAGGGATCTGTTCCGGAAGGTGGCCTGCCTGCCACAAGAAGCTGGTGGTGTTGTCCTTATACCCCTTCGCCATGGTCTGGAACACACATATTAAG GTCATGTACACGAGGGCTGTTTGGAGGGAGGGTACCCAAGAGAAGGAGGGTGTAGTTCCTGACAGTAGGATCGACAGAGAAATGAGAACCGTCAGATGGCCACGTAAAATGAGCgttacaaaaacagaaaaagccaTTAAAGACAAAATTAACCCCCATGATGACTGGATGACATTCTCATTAATTAAGATAAAACTTACTTCAG ATAAGCGTCGTGAATGTGACACCTACAACCTGACCAGCCAGGCAGAGGAGGACGATGAGGTGATTAGATCAACGAGGAAGCGCACTAAAAAAGTAATTCCGGAGGGTTTTGTTAGAAATG AATTAACGGATTCGGATGAGAGTGTCAGGG GCGTCAAGCTACCCACCTTCCCTGCTGCACCAAGGAAGCTGCAGCCCATTGAGGACACCAACATGTTGCACAATACTT ACCATGAAGATGGAGCCATGTCTGGCCAAGTGGAGCGTGTGGACAGTCCCCGGGGCAGTGAAATGTCCACTCCTA ACTCTGTAAGTCAAACCTTGGATGGCCTGATGGAAGCCCTCTGGCCCAGAGAAATGCGCTGCCAGATCTCGGCGCAaggaaatgtcca ATGCAAGCACAGCACCTCGGATCAGAGACCTGTCGACGCCCA GATCTCGTCATGCGAGGGATGGCTATCGCTCCAG GTCCTGGCACAGTGA
- the LOC131539374 gene encoding uncharacterized protein LOC131539374 isoform X1 yields the protein MTLRVRQWRKRQRELDQLLCYSGSDEEGIENNGNSVSGTQSSFSSDGVPGTPDSLMSDGVLGTSDDFDFDTDVDYCSTDSEQEPNETEVTSFEDELRQWALEYRLTHRALNGLLSILRKQGHLLPADCRTLLATPRHNTTEPKCGGQYKYYGLEKGICHYLSQMESNEVHLSVNVDGIPLFRSSGVQFWPILVKCGHFDPFIVAMFSGQSKPSPLEEYLKDFVTEYKHLKDNGIVFKGQTYTVNIDTLICDAPARAYLKCIKGHTAYESCERYLIRGTRVERRIVFSEQECTSRTDDCFSRVEYGNHQTGISPFIAAGIPCISSFVLDYMHIVCLGVVRRLLIYLTRGPKVCRLSVRQKDAISQKLIALRGKMPSEFARQPRGLHEIDRWKATELRQFLLYTGRVVLKTVLSPEKYKHFLSLTVSMSIMLESDERIRNAYLQYSQELIKHFVMTCSDLYGKTFPVYNVHGLIHLQEDASHFNCSLNDISCFPFENYLQQVKKHVRSGRSPLEQVTRRLSEMEQSEVDNSQRHPKVFASVKEKDSCFLLRDNSFAFVRQKNEDGTFACDILRQRHTSPLFHQPCSSGLLNIVCIGNGHVRMKNALLQERDLFRKVACLPQEAGGVVLIPLRHGLEHTY from the coding sequence ATGACTTTGAGAGTAAGACAGTGGCGAAAACGCCAAAGAGAACTGGATCAACTACTATGTTATTCTGGCAGTGATGAAGAGGGCATTGAAAATAATGGCAACAGTGTGTCTGGGACTCAAAGTAGTTTCAGCAGTGACGGTGTGCCTGGGACCCCAGATAGTTTAATGAGTGACGGTGTTCTTGGGACATCAGATGATTTTGACTTTGACACTGATGTGGACTATTGCTCTACTGACTCTGAACAGGAACCAAATGAAACTGAAGTGACCAGCTTTGAGGACGAACTGAGACAGTGGGCCTTAGAGTACAGATTGACACACAGAGCGCTTAATGGTCTATTGTCCATATTAAGAAAGCAAGGGCACTTATTGCCCGCGGATTGCCGGACACTCCTTGCTACACCACGGCATAACACAACAGAGCCTAAATGTGGTGGGCAGTACAAGTACTACGGCTTAGAAAAGGgtatttgtcattatttaagTCAGATGGAGAGCAATGAAGTGCACCTCAGCGTAAACGTTGATGGCATCCCACTTTTCAGAAGTAGTGGTGTCCAATTCTGGCCAATACTGGTGAAGTGTGGCCATTTTGATCCATTCATTGTAGCCATGTTTAGTGGACAAAGTAAGCCAAGTCCTCTTGAGGAGTATTTAAAAGACTTTGTGACTGAATACAAACATCTGAAGGACAATGGAATAGTTTTTAAAGGCCAGACTTACACTGTCAATATTGATACACTGATATGTGATGCGCCAGCAAGGGCATATCTGAAGTGTATTAAGGGTCATACTGCCTATGAGAGTTGTGAAAGATATTTAATCAGAGGTACTCGTGTTGAGAGAAGAATAGTTTTCAGTGAACAGGAATGCACTTCTCGAACAGATGACTGTTTCTCCAGAGTGGAGTACGGGAACCACCAAACCGGTATCAGCCCCTTCATTGCTGCAGGAATTCCTTGCATAAGCTCTTTTGTCCTGGATTATATGCATATCGTCTGCTTGGGAGTAGTTAGGCGCCTGTTAATTTACTTGACTCGTGGCCCAAAAGTCTGCCGTTTATCTGTGAGGCAAAAGGATGCAATTTCTCAAAAACTAATTGCACTGAGAGGGAAGATGCCAAGTGAATTTGCTCGACAACCGCGGGGTTTGCATGAAATTGATAGGTGGAAAGCCACTGAGCTAAGGCAGTTTTTGCTGTACACAGGTCGTGTGGTTTTGAAAACTGTGTTATCCCctgaaaaatacaaacatttcttGTCCTTGACCGTATCCATGTCGATAATGCTGGAGTCAGATGAGCGGATTCGAAATGCCTATCTCCAATATTCTCAAGAACTAATCAAACATTTTGTCATGACCTGTTCTGACCTGTATGGCAAGACCTTTCCTGTATACAATGTACATGGACTAATTCATCTCCAAGAGGATGCCAGCCACTTCAACTGTTCCTTAAATGACATTtcctgttttccatttgaaaacTACCTGCAGCAAGTCAAGAAACACGTGAGGAGCGGGAGAAGTCCCTTGGAACAAGTGACTAGGCGTTTGTCTGAAATGGAGCAATCAGAAGTGGACAATAGCCAAAGACACCCTAAAGTGTTTGCCTCTGTTAAAGAAAAGGACAGTTGTTTTCTTTTGAGGGACAACAGCTTTGCTTTTGTTCGACAGAAAAATGAAGACGGGACTTTTGCTTGTGACATTCTGCGCCAGCGCCACACTTCACCATTATTTCACCAACCGTGTAGCTCTGGACTTCTGAACATAGTGTGCATAGGAAATGGTCATGTCAGGATGAAAAATGCACTACTGCAAGAAAGGGATCTGTTCCGGAAGGTGGCCTGCCTGCCACAAGAAGCTGGTGGTGTTGTCCTTATACCCCTTCGCCATGGTCTGGAACACACATATTAA
- the LOC131538497 gene encoding gastrula zinc finger protein XlCGF57.1-like, which translates to MRVHTGEIPYTCQQCEKSFIRPASLKIHMRIHTGENLFTCQLCGKNIGQKEHFINHMRTHTGENPFTCQQCGKRFNRKGNLKVHMRIHTGEPVYLSAVWKEYRSKEHFINHMRTHTGENPFTCQQCGKRYFRSLQESTMIITSDLAMFK; encoded by the exons atgagagttcacacagGAGAGATACCTTACACGTGCCAACAGTGTGAAAAGAGTTTCATTCGACCAGCAAGCCTCAAAatccacatgagaattcacactggagagaaccTGTTTACTTGTCAGCTGTGTGGAAAGAATATCGGTCAAAAAGAACACTTTATTAACCACATGAGaactcacactggagaaaacccattcacctgccaacagtgtggaaaaaggTTCAATCGAAAAGGAAACTTGAAAGTCCacatgaggattcacactggagaaccTGTTTACTTGTCAGCTGTGTGGAAAGAATATCGGTCAAAAGAACACTTTATTAACCACATGAGaactcacactggagaaaacccattcacctgccaacagtgtggaaaaag ATACTTCAGGTCCCTACAAGAATCCACCATGATCATCACAAGTGATTTGGCCATGTTCAAATAG